One window of the Waddliaceae bacterium genome contains the following:
- the gatC gene encoding Asp-tRNA(Asn)/Glu-tRNA(Gln) amidotransferase subunit GatC, whose protein sequence is MSELNRKLLKRLASLCRIHCTEDDEERLLNDLGKILDYVELLHEVDTEGVDPCNHVISDMVNCMRADVPGDVTPRDVFMRNAPDKVGGMVRVPSVIKKSS, encoded by the coding sequence ATGTCGGAACTTAACCGCAAGCTTTTAAAGCGTCTTGCATCGTTATGCAGGATACACTGCACCGAAGACGACGAGGAGCGTCTTCTTAACGACCTCGGAAAAATCCTTGATTATGTGGAGTTGCTCCATGAGGTCGACACTGAAGGTGTTGATCCTTGCAATCATGTCATCAGCGATATGGTCAACTGTATGCGTGCTGATGTTCCTGGCGACGTCACTCCTCGTGATGTTTTTATGAGGAATGCTCCTGACAAGGTCGGCGGCATGGTCCGTGTTCCTTCTGTTATTAAAAAATCTTCTTAA
- the gatA gene encoding Asp-tRNA(Asn)/Glu-tRNA(Gln) amidotransferase subunit GatA encodes MYRLSASELHRRFCSGEVSAVEIIESFLAHIADIDGDVGAFLKVFDERARAKAAALDAKRASGASLGKLAGVPIAIKDNTHIKDEITSCASKFLENYVAPFDATVVRLLEEEDAIIIGKTNMDEFSMGSSCEYSALKTTHNPWNLRCVPGGSSGGSAAAVAARMCPIALGSDTGGSIRQPAALCGVAGYKPTYGRVSRYGLVAFASSFDQIGPIAHDSRDIAMVMEVLGQHCDKDSTSIPRGADDIVSGLDSADVSGMTIGVPDHLLDEASPEVRENFYASIDVLKGLGAKVVDVDLSILKYSIALYYILATAEASTNLARFDGIRYGLRSSQAKTLDEIYDLSKEEGFGFEVKRRIILGTYVLSSGFQDAYYHKAQKIRTLIIDKFNEAFKTCDIISLPTSPFPAFELDAVKDPMQMYLSDIYTIAANLAGVPAMSVPSGFAKNGLPLGIQFTGPLLEDSRVCHMSYAYQQATSHHECLPSIITEGK; translated from the coding sequence ATGTATCGCCTTTCAGCATCAGAATTACACCGTCGTTTTTGTTCGGGAGAAGTCTCTGCCGTAGAGATCATCGAGTCTTTCCTTGCTCACATCGCTGATATCGACGGTGATGTCGGCGCTTTCTTGAAGGTCTTCGACGAGCGTGCCCGCGCTAAGGCTGCTGCTCTCGACGCTAAGCGTGCCTCTGGCGCTTCTCTTGGCAAGCTCGCCGGCGTCCCCATAGCGATAAAAGACAACACACATATAAAAGACGAGATAACATCTTGCGCATCGAAGTTCCTTGAAAATTACGTTGCTCCTTTCGATGCTACGGTGGTACGTCTTCTTGAAGAGGAAGATGCTATAATCATCGGCAAGACAAATATGGACGAATTTTCCATGGGTTCGTCGTGCGAATATTCTGCGTTGAAGACGACGCACAACCCCTGGAATCTACGTTGTGTTCCTGGCGGGTCGTCTGGAGGTTCTGCTGCTGCCGTTGCTGCGCGGATGTGTCCTATAGCACTAGGCAGCGACACTGGCGGGTCGATACGCCAGCCTGCGGCGTTGTGTGGTGTTGCTGGCTACAAGCCGACGTACGGCCGTGTATCGCGTTATGGTCTTGTTGCTTTCGCCTCTTCTTTCGACCAGATAGGCCCTATCGCCCATGATTCTCGCGACATTGCCATGGTTATGGAGGTCCTTGGTCAGCATTGTGACAAAGACTCTACAAGCATCCCCCGTGGTGCTGATGATATCGTTTCTGGTCTTGACAGTGCCGATGTTTCTGGCATGACGATAGGCGTCCCCGACCATCTTCTCGACGAAGCATCTCCTGAGGTACGCGAAAATTTCTATGCTTCCATCGACGTCCTTAAGGGCCTTGGTGCAAAAGTCGTTGACGTCGACCTTTCGATCTTGAAATATTCTATAGCGCTATACTACATCCTTGCCACGGCGGAGGCTTCGACGAACCTAGCACGTTTTGACGGGATACGTTATGGCCTACGATCTTCACAGGCGAAGACTCTCGACGAGATTTACGACCTTTCTAAAGAAGAGGGTTTTGGCTTCGAGGTAAAAAGAAGGATTATTTTGGGGACATACGTCTTATCGTCGGGATTCCAAGATGCTTATTACCATAAGGCGCAGAAGATACGCACTCTCATCATAGATAAGTTCAACGAAGCCTTCAAGACGTGCGACATAATATCGTTGCCGACATCGCCATTCCCTGCTTTCGAGCTCGACGCCGTGAAAGACCCTATGCAGATGTATCTCTCTGACATATACACCATAGCGGCGAACCTTGCCGGCGTCCCTGCGATGAGCGTACCGTCGGGTTTCGCAAAGAATGGCTTGCCCTTGGGGATACAGTTCACGGGACCTCTTCTTGAAGACTCTCGCGTATGTCATATGTCATACGCATACCAACAGGCTACAAGCCACCATGAATGTCTACCATCTATTATCACGGAGGGCAAGTAA
- a CDS encoding Na/Pi cotransporter family protein — METLAGFVAGFAFFLVGIKLFSGTIHQLTSDRVRDLMMRFTPNSFAAGFWGIILSLFTAGNTFLTPCISASLATVKAIDLRKALMITIWSRVGACFYIYVAGFNIEVAVLMMLGISGISFALDKPRRFVTMATSIFYLSVVLFGIQLIKSSSKVLVEYPWFDNIVVYAQAYPYLAFVAGFLFLICAQSLFGALVVNLSFIGSGIFTIDQAILFAFGIYAAEAILKILYLPAFKDRFKQTLAVLPIFYAAAMTIGVVLFLTETLTHLSFVKALGGIGHPMPKIVMANINFSYHIITAILLSLSIVPIERFLEKLMRKAEAEEVPSVNIPSQILDDPHSTIALIDKESLRLVGYLPKYMKNARSGKSLKFPSLYNNLHRDLEKNFEIILSVFSDLLNRNNYNEQLSSQILAKIKCLNLTASLEDNVYRLMTIIDKLRKELVGNPDLAAKLLTFGEATDTMILSTLDVLREPHEEFYHDVLLKITQDDRTDIMKEIRREYPQDIDAVEKVDLLALINLFESTIWIINKLSKALEESNSRDRKSFRENAVKDIALQRLSQ, encoded by the coding sequence ATGGAAACTCTTGCAGGTTTCGTTGCAGGTTTTGCATTTTTTCTTGTCGGCATAAAACTTTTTTCCGGTACTATTCACCAGCTTACCAGCGACCGTGTTCGCGATCTTATGATGCGTTTCACTCCCAACAGTTTTGCTGCAGGTTTTTGGGGTATAATTTTGAGTCTTTTCACTGCCGGCAACACATTTCTTACGCCGTGTATTTCTGCTAGTTTAGCTACTGTAAAAGCTATAGACCTTCGCAAGGCATTGATGATAACGATATGGAGTCGTGTTGGCGCATGTTTTTACATATATGTTGCGGGCTTCAACATCGAGGTAGCGGTTTTGATGATGCTTGGTATTTCTGGGATATCTTTTGCTCTCGACAAGCCACGGCGTTTTGTTACTATGGCGACGTCGATATTTTATTTGAGCGTTGTTTTATTTGGCATACAGCTTATCAAGAGCAGCTCGAAGGTTCTCGTCGAGTATCCTTGGTTTGACAACATCGTTGTCTATGCTCAGGCTTATCCGTATCTCGCCTTTGTTGCTGGTTTTCTTTTTCTTATATGTGCTCAGAGTCTTTTCGGTGCTCTTGTCGTCAATCTCAGTTTTATAGGCTCTGGCATCTTCACTATCGACCAGGCGATATTGTTTGCTTTTGGCATATATGCTGCTGAGGCAATATTAAAGATTTTGTATCTTCCTGCTTTCAAAGATCGTTTCAAGCAAACCCTCGCCGTTCTTCCTATTTTCTACGCTGCTGCCATGACCATCGGAGTAGTTTTATTCTTAACAGAGACGCTGACGCATCTTTCTTTTGTTAAAGCTCTCGGCGGCATAGGACATCCGATGCCTAAAATTGTTATGGCGAACATAAATTTTTCGTATCACATCATCACGGCGATACTTCTTTCGTTGAGCATTGTCCCTATAGAACGTTTTCTTGAAAAGCTTATGAGGAAAGCCGAAGCTGAGGAGGTTCCTTCTGTGAACATACCTTCACAGATTCTCGACGACCCCCACAGCACCATAGCCCTTATTGACAAGGAGAGTCTACGTCTTGTAGGATATCTTCCTAAATACATGAAAAATGCCCGTTCGGGAAAGAGCCTGAAATTTCCTTCGTTATATAACAACCTCCACCGCGACCTCGAGAAGAACTTCGAGATAATTCTTTCCGTTTTCTCCGATCTTTTGAACCGCAACAACTACAACGAGCAGCTTTCGTCACAGATTTTGGCCAAGATAAAATGCCTCAACCTTACGGCTTCCCTAGAAGACAATGTCTATAGGCTTATGACTATCATCGACAAGCTCAGGAAAGAGCTCGTCGGAAATCCTGATCTTGCTGCAAAGCTTTTAACCTTCGGCGAAGCCACTGACACTATGATATTGTCTACGCTCGACGTCTTACGCGAGCCTCATGAAGAATTTTACCACGACGTTCTTCTTAAGATAACGCAAGACGACCGTACTGATATAATGAAAGAGATCCGCCGTGAATACCCTCAAGACATCGATGCTGTCGAGAAGGTCGACCTTCTAGCTCTTATAAATCTTTTTGAAAGTACCATCTGGATAATAAACAAGCTCTCGAAGGCATTAGAAGAGTCAAACAGCCGCGACAGAAAAAGCTTTAGAGAAAATGCTGTAAAAGATATAGCGTTGCAACGTCTCTCACAATAG
- the gatB gene encoding Asp-tRNA(Asn)/Glu-tRNA(Gln) amidotransferase subunit GatB: MSYNIPEGWEAVIGLEIHVGLNTASKLFSGAPNRFGDEPNTNITGVCTGEPGALPVLNEAAVEKAVRFGCAVGGDVQHFSTFDRKSYFYPDTPRNYQITQFFEPILRGGTVTADVGDVPMTFAIESAHLEDDAGMLKHFSTFAGVDYNRAGIPLLEIVSEPCMHSPQEAVAYATMIRAIMHYIDASDCNMEEGSLRFDANISVRKKGEKALRNKIEIKNMNSFSFMEMAVDAEIHRQIKEYIKNGDKDHSEVITSATYRWDSENKKTVLMRRKEEAHDYRYFPEPDLLPIQLSDEYIKDIRKTLPELPYDKEKRYLSDYDLSHKNAAFLVSEKTIADYFEEGLKACSNAKNLCSWIIVEFAGRLKDTGKNITDSGISAKNVASLVNLIDEGTITGKIAKKVADDMLSAPEKSPADIVAENPEYQPVHDEEEIEKLVDAVIAENTQAIENYKAGNKRAFGSLVGAVMKLSNGKASPQVVNSLLHKKISS, encoded by the coding sequence ATGTCATATAATATCCCCGAAGGCTGGGAAGCGGTAATAGGTCTAGAAATCCATGTAGGCCTCAACACGGCATCGAAGCTATTCAGCGGTGCCCCTAACAGGTTCGGCGACGAGCCCAACACCAACATCACTGGAGTATGTACTGGAGAGCCTGGAGCTTTGCCTGTGCTCAATGAAGCTGCTGTCGAGAAAGCCGTACGTTTCGGCTGTGCCGTCGGTGGTGACGTCCAACACTTCAGCACCTTTGACAGGAAGTCGTATTTCTATCCCGACACACCAAGGAACTACCAGATAACACAGTTTTTCGAGCCTATACTTCGTGGTGGCACCGTCACTGCCGACGTTGGCGACGTGCCTATGACCTTCGCCATTGAGAGTGCCCACCTCGAAGACGATGCTGGGATGCTAAAACACTTCTCTACTTTCGCCGGCGTCGACTACAACAGAGCAGGAATTCCTCTTCTAGAGATCGTCTCCGAGCCGTGCATGCATTCTCCGCAAGAAGCCGTGGCGTATGCTACGATGATACGCGCGATAATGCATTACATCGATGCTTCGGACTGTAACATGGAAGAAGGGTCTTTACGTTTCGACGCAAATATATCTGTAAGGAAGAAAGGCGAAAAAGCCCTTAGGAATAAGATAGAGATAAAGAACATGAACTCTTTCTCTTTCATGGAGATGGCCGTCGACGCCGAGATACACCGGCAGATCAAGGAATATATCAAGAACGGTGACAAAGACCATAGCGAAGTCATAACGTCAGCGACATATCGCTGGGACAGCGAGAATAAAAAGACGGTACTCATGCGCCGCAAAGAAGAGGCCCACGATTACAGGTATTTCCCTGAGCCAGACCTCTTACCGATACAGCTCTCCGACGAATACATCAAAGACATACGCAAAACGCTTCCAGAGCTGCCCTACGACAAGGAAAAACGCTACCTCTCCGACTATGATCTTTCACATAAAAACGCCGCGTTCCTCGTCAGCGAGAAAACCATCGCCGACTACTTCGAAGAAGGTCTGAAGGCTTGCTCCAATGCAAAAAACCTGTGCAGCTGGATCATCGTAGAGTTCGCTGGGCGTCTGAAAGATACCGGCAAAAATATCACCGACAGTGGCATCAGCGCCAAAAACGTAGCATCTCTAGTAAACCTTATCGACGAAGGTACCATCACCGGAAAGATAGCGAAAAAAGTCGCCGACGATATGCTCTCAGCACCAGAAAAAAGCCCTGCCGATATCGTCGCAGAAAACCCCGAATACCAGCCAGTCCACGACGAAGAAGAGATAGAAAAACTCGTCGATGCCGTCATCGCAGAAAATACACAAGCCATAGAAAACTACAAAGCCGGAAACAAACGCGCCTTCGGCTCCCTCGTCGGCGCCGTAATGAAACTCTCCAATGGCAAAGCATCACCGCAAGTCGTCAACTCATTACTCCACAAAAAAATCTCTTCTTGA
- the xerD gene encoding site-specific tyrosine recombinase XerD gives MSVIDAEFSDFLLYISSEKGLALNTIESYRRDIESFVKHLALSNIEDFRDVTHENIVSFLATLKAKGYASATLYRTFITIRVLFRFLKREGVITTDITIYMAAPKQWDFIPEVLTVEEVEALIAQPDITDRIGSRDKAIIEILYSSGLRVSELCSLSIYDIDDTVIRVKGKGGKERMVPIGTKALEALDHYLLNHRGEDADPAAPIFVTKKGSRVDRTAIWRMIKKYVRYADIEKNVSPHTLRHSFATHLLDNGADLRVIQEMLGHATIATTDRYTHISNKHLTESFEAFSPSRGSD, from the coding sequence ATGAGCGTTATCGATGCAGAATTTTCAGATTTTTTGTTGTATATCTCTTCGGAAAAGGGCCTTGCCCTCAACACCATAGAGAGCTATCGCCGTGATATAGAGTCTTTCGTAAAACACCTCGCCCTTAGCAATATCGAAGATTTCCGCGACGTCACCCACGAAAACATCGTATCATTTCTTGCCACTCTTAAAGCCAAAGGCTACGCCAGCGCAACACTATATCGTACATTTATAACAATACGCGTGCTATTCCGCTTCCTTAAGCGTGAAGGTGTCATCACCACTGACATCACAATATATATGGCTGCGCCAAAACAATGGGATTTCATACCCGAGGTCCTCACCGTTGAAGAAGTCGAAGCCCTTATCGCACAGCCCGACATCACCGACAGAATCGGCTCCCGCGATAAAGCAATAATAGAGATACTATACTCCAGCGGACTTAGAGTGTCGGAGCTATGCTCACTAAGCATATACGACATCGACGACACCGTAATCCGCGTAAAAGGTAAAGGCGGAAAAGAACGTATGGTGCCCATCGGAACAAAAGCACTAGAAGCCCTAGACCACTACCTACTAAATCATCGTGGTGAAGACGCCGACCCCGCAGCACCGATATTCGTAACGAAAAAAGGCTCTCGCGTCGATAGAACAGCAATATGGCGTATGATAAAGAAATACGTACGCTACGCCGACATAGAGAAAAACGTATCTCCACATACACTTAGACACTCTTTCGCGACACACCTCCTTGATAACGGTGCCGATCTCCGCGTCATACAGGAAATGCTCGGACATGCCACTATCGCCACAACAGACCGCTATACGCATATCAGCAATAAACACCTAACCGAATCCTTCGAAGCATTCAGCCCGTCAAGGGGCTCCGATTAA